In Felis catus isolate Fca126 chromosome A2, F.catus_Fca126_mat1.0, whole genome shotgun sequence, the following proteins share a genomic window:
- the LOC101082993 gene encoding TRPM8 channel-associated factor 2 isoform X3 → MPSVSRSKVKKSASDPIRCGEDLRRDQQQLLEGISELDIKTGGVPSQLLVHGALAFPLGLDASLGCFLAAAHYGRGRVVLAAHEGMLWAPKMGPFLLNAVRWLARGQTGKCGVNTGLKNLCALLSEHGLECSLQPHLTHDLSVYCCKAYGDKEAKQLQEFVAEGGGLLIGGQAWWWASQNPGRSTLAGFPGNVILNRFGLSILAQTLDPGCFPVPTPEMRSYHIRTALCEFQTTLNCGAGNLEKRWLAKLGADGAAFLQIPAEGVPAYASLHRLLRKMLRLSGLPAVSREHPVAGDSCEAAVLCLATELARSGTDCSQLVRELGTGTCGSLLAPSDQPITVEIDGSNPGNGDCWVSTGLYLPHGQSAEVSLSEAAACAGLKIQVGCHTDNLTKARKLSRAPVVTHQCCMDRTTRSVSCLWGGLLYVIVPKGSKLGPISVTIKRAVPAPYYKLGKTSVQEWKNCVQESLAPWGELATDNIILTVPTADLRTLKDPEPALHLWDEMMQAIARLAAQPFPLCRPERIVADVQISAGWMHSGYPIMCHVESVQELINEAGMRSGGLWGPIHELGHNQQRQEWEFPPHTTEATCNLWSVYVHETVLGIPRARAHPALSPPEREKRIKTHIRKGAPLHDWNVWTALETYLQLQEAFGWEPFTQLFAEYQTLSDTPTDKAGKMNLWVKKFSEKVQKNLAPFFEAWGWPVQKEVAASLSCLPEWQENPMRVYVHPQRRK, encoded by the exons GTGCGGGGAGGATCTCAGGCGGGATCAGCAGCAGCTCCTGGAAGGGATCTCAGAGCTGGACATCAAGACGGGGGGAGTCCCCTCGCAGCTGCTGGTGCACGGGGCCCTGGCCTTCCCGCTGGGGTTAGACGCCTCGCTCGGCTGCTTCCTGGCAGCCGCCCACTATGGCCGGGGCCGGGTGGTCCTCGCCGCCCACGAGGGCATGCTCTGGGCTCCCAAGATGGGGCCCTTTTTGCTCAATGCTGTGCGCTGGCTGGCCAGAGGCCAGACAGGCAAATGTGGGGTGAACACAGGGCTGAAAAACCTGTGCGCCCTCCTGTCGGAGCATGGCCTGGAGTGCAGTCTGCAGCCCCATCTGACGCACGACTTGAGTGTCTACTGCTGCAAGGCCTACGGTGACAAGGAGGCCAAGCAGCTACAGGAGTTCGTGGCCGAGGGTGGGGGCTTGCTGATCGGGGGCCAGGCCTGGTGGTGGGCCTCCCAGAACCCGGGCCGCTCCACTTTGGCCGGTTTCCCTGGTAACGTCATCCTCAACCGCTTTGGCCTCAGCATCCTGGCTCAGACCCTCGATCCGGGCTgcttccctgtccccacccctgagATGCGGAGCTACCACATCCGCACGGCGCTGTGTGAATTCCAGACCACGCTGAACTGTGGGGCTGGGAACCTGGAAAAGCGCTGGCTGGCAAAGCTAGGAGCAGACGGTGCGGCCTTCCTACAGATTCCCGCGGAGGGGGTCCCAGCTTACGCGTCCTTGCACCGGCTCCTGAGGAAGATGCTGCGTCTGTCAGGCCTCCCAGCCGTGAGCCGGGAGCACCCAGTGGCTGGCGATTCCTGTGAGGCCGCGGTGCTCTGCCTGGCCACGGAGCTGGCACGCTCTGGGACTGACTGCTCCCAGCTGGTGCGGGAGCTTGGGACGGGGACCTGCGGCTCCCTTCTGGCCCCCTCAGATCAGCCCATCACTGTGGAGATCGATGGCAGCAACCCAG GCAACGGGGACTGCTGGGTGAGTACCGGGCTCTACCTCCCGCACGGACAAAGTGCAGAAGTCTCGCTGTCCGAAGCTGCGGCCTGCGCCGGTCTGAAG ATACAGGTTGGCTGCCACACTGATAACCTGACCAAGGCCAGAAAGCTGTCCCGAGCCCCTGTGGTGACTCACCAGTGCTGCATGGACAGGACCACGCGGTCGGTCTCCTGCCTCTGGGGCGGCCTCCTCTATGTCATCGTGCCGAAGGGCAGCAAACTGGGCCCCATATCTGTCACCATCAAGAGGGCCGTGCCCGCCCCATACTACAAGCTGG GTAAGACATCGGTGCAGGAGTGGAAGAACTGTGTCCAGGAGAGCCTGGCTCCCTGGGGAGAGCTGgccacagataatatcatcctgACGGTGCCAACGGCAGACCTCCGTACCCTGAAGGACCCCGAGCCTGCACTCCACCTCTGGGACGAGATGATGCAGGCGATAGCCCGGCTGGCAGCCcagcctttccctctctgccGTCCCGAGAGGATTGTTGCCGACGTGCAGATCTCAGCCG GCTGGATGCACTCAGGATACCCCATCATGTGCCACGTGGAGTCAGTGCAGGAGCTCATCAATGAGGCAGGCATGAGGAGCGGGGGTCTGTGGGGACCCATCCATGAGCTGGGTCACAACCAGCAGCGACAAGAGTGGGAGTTCCCCCCACACACCACTGAGGCCACCTGCAACCTCTGGTCAGTCTATGTGCATGAGACGGTCCTGGGCATCCCCAGGGCTCGGGCCCATCCTGCGCTGAGCCCTCCAGAACGAGAGAAGagaattaaaacacacataaGAAAGGGAGCCCCACTGCACGACTGGAATGTGTGGACAGCTCTGGAAACATACCTACAG cTCCAGGAAGCCTTTGGGTGGGAGCCATTCACCCAGTTATTTGCTGAGTACCAGACACTCTCTGACACCCCCACAGACAAGGCTGGCAAGATGAATCTGTGGGTGAAGAAGTTCTCGGAAAAGGTGCAGAAGAATCTGGCTCCATTCTTTGAGGCCTGGGGCTGGCCTGTCCAGAAGGAAGTGGCCGCCAGCCTGTCCTGTCTGCCTGAGTGGCAAGAAAACCCCATGCGGGTGTACGTGCATCCTCAG agaagaaagtag